The stretch of DNA TATTCATGAATTGGCTTAAATTCCGGGGAGTGGTAAAGAGATTGTCCGTTGAAATTTGGGACAGAGGTTTTCAGGAGAGTATTATTATAGAAGATACTATTAAAACCTATGAGGACCCAGCCCCCCCCATTCCACCTAGCGCAACTTACAACGAAGTTCCCCGCGCAATTGGGTACGGAGTTAATCCCATATCATTTCGTAAAGCGCAATCCGGTGAACGAAGTGAAACCCTTGCGAACCGGCGTTTTTTCGATCAGGTTGGTTTCTCTTCGTTCCCTAATCCCAGAGATCCTCCCAGCCCTTAGCCCCCTCCCAGAGAAACACCTGCCCCTTTATGAGGCGGCATTTTTTATCCGCCCGGGCAATGGCGGCCATCTCGGCATCCGTCAGGGGATCCTCGGTGACACAGCGCAGGTTGGCAAGGTAGTTCTTTTCATGGACCGATAGGGGTATGGGGACCTGACCACGCTGGGCAGCCCACTTCAGGCAGACCAGCGCGGGGTGTATCCCGTGGGCTTTGGCGGCAGCGGCTACTTCGGGGATTTCCGTGTCCACCACATCCCCGGGGGCCTTGTCTCGATCCGGCCGGTTTGGGGAACCCAGGGGGCAGAAACCGATTACCAGAATATTTCGGTCTACACAGTATTGGTACAACTCAGGCTGCTGAAAAGCCGGGTGCATCTCCATCTCGATCATCGCCGGCTGTATCCGGCAGAGTGGAAGTACCGCTTCAAGCTTCGGGATGGTCATGTTGGACATGCCGATATGCCGGGCAAGTCCCAGGTCAACAATTTTTTCCATCTGCCGCCAGGCGCCCATGAAACGCTCCGCCGAGAAGGGGACCGAGTCGGGGTTACGGGCGTCGCCGTCGCACCCCGGGGCGTGGTAATTGGGGAA from Treponema primitia ZAS-1 encodes:
- a CDS encoding aldo/keto reductase, with protein sequence MAGFIDPKLVPKRTLASGQEIPCIGLGTFGSDRYPPAEVAAAVDGAIRAGYRLFDCAAVYGNEDRIGEVFDDAFKSGVVKREELFINSKVWNDMHGKGNVLLSLARSLRDLKLDYLDSYMVHWPFPNYHAPGCDGDARNPDSVPFSAERFMGAWRQMEKIVDLGLARHIGMSNMTIPKLEAVLPLCRIQPAMIEMEMHPAFQQPELYQYCVDRNILVIGFCPLGSPNRPDRDKAPGDVVDTEIPEVAAAAKAHGIHPALVCLKWAAQRGQVPIPLSVHEKNYLANLRCVTEDPLTDAEMAAIARADKKCRLIKGQVFLWEGAKGWEDLWD